The following are encoded together in the Pararhizobium qamdonense genome:
- a CDS encoding sensor domain-containing phosphodiesterase: MTLELQNVILEMIARGEALHLTLERLCLEVEALVPEVVCSVLSVDRGHLHPLAGPSLPDTYSAALENLAIGPLIGSCGAAFRTEAVTVTDIENDPRWANFKHLALPLGFKACWSTPICSGDRVVATFAFYFRQSRGPSDPERRIVDACIHLCAIAIEREERVRERQRLTYIDVLTGLPNRAKFRAFLSEQAEREEGGWGVLLADLDNLKAVNDTFGHGAGDELIQVVAKRIALVAGGGRAFRIGGDEFAIVVERNSNSLLSMLAARILGAIKENADCCGHVIVPGATLGGCLAGPGETPDQVRQCADVALYHAKERSRGHFIEYSAGLGTAFTRRFRAIRDVSLALAENRVHAYYQPIVQLETGEVVGFEALCRMATPSGEIIAAANFHEATKDAHVAAELTQCMLLRVASDMRAWLDSGLPLQHVGINLSAADFHAGHLQERLCTVFADAGVPLKHVILEVTESVYLGQRDHVVADEIQSLRNRGIRVALDDFGTGFASLTHLLTVPVDIIKIDKSFVERLVPGDGAVIIVEGVLSIANKLGLRVVAEGIETDAQLDQLLSFGCKLGQGYLFSKAVDRDAATSLLARHGQHPEFESLPLRA, from the coding sequence ATGACTCTGGAGCTGCAGAACGTAATTCTGGAAATGATCGCCCGGGGCGAGGCGTTGCATTTAACGCTCGAACGTCTGTGCCTCGAGGTAGAGGCTCTTGTGCCGGAAGTGGTCTGTTCGGTGTTATCGGTTGACAGAGGACATCTTCACCCACTTGCCGGCCCGTCACTGCCGGACACCTATTCTGCTGCACTCGAGAATTTGGCCATCGGTCCGCTGATCGGATCCTGTGGCGCCGCATTCCGAACAGAAGCTGTCACCGTCACAGATATCGAGAACGATCCTCGCTGGGCAAACTTTAAGCATTTGGCTCTGCCGCTCGGATTCAAAGCCTGCTGGTCCACGCCGATCTGCAGTGGCGACAGAGTCGTCGCAACCTTTGCGTTTTATTTCCGTCAGTCCAGAGGGCCAAGCGACCCTGAACGGCGCATCGTTGATGCTTGTATTCACCTTTGCGCCATCGCGATTGAGCGCGAGGAGCGCGTCCGCGAGCGCCAGCGCTTGACCTACATTGACGTCCTAACCGGCCTGCCAAACCGGGCCAAGTTCCGTGCGTTTCTGTCGGAGCAAGCCGAGCGCGAAGAGGGCGGCTGGGGAGTTCTCCTCGCCGATCTCGACAATCTGAAGGCTGTTAACGACACGTTCGGGCATGGCGCTGGTGACGAACTAATCCAAGTCGTGGCGAAAAGAATAGCCTTGGTGGCCGGCGGGGGACGCGCATTCCGGATCGGTGGCGACGAATTCGCAATCGTTGTTGAGAGAAACTCGAACTCTTTATTGTCAATGCTGGCAGCAAGGATCCTTGGGGCCATCAAGGAGAATGCCGATTGCTGTGGCCATGTCATCGTTCCCGGCGCGACGCTTGGTGGGTGTCTTGCAGGCCCAGGGGAAACCCCCGATCAAGTGCGCCAGTGCGCCGATGTCGCCTTGTACCACGCGAAGGAACGCAGTCGGGGTCATTTCATCGAATACAGTGCGGGGCTTGGCACAGCGTTCACGAGGCGTTTCCGGGCCATACGCGATGTCAGCCTTGCGCTCGCCGAAAACCGGGTACACGCGTACTACCAGCCCATCGTCCAGCTTGAAACGGGCGAGGTGGTGGGCTTCGAGGCACTGTGCCGCATGGCAACGCCGTCAGGGGAGATCATCGCCGCTGCCAACTTTCACGAAGCGACAAAAGACGCCCATGTCGCTGCCGAGCTTACGCAATGCATGCTCTTGCGTGTCGCCAGTGATATGCGTGCCTGGCTCGACAGCGGACTGCCTCTCCAGCATGTCGGGATTAATCTTTCGGCTGCGGACTTTCATGCCGGCCATCTACAGGAGCGGCTTTGTACGGTCTTTGCGGACGCTGGCGTGCCGCTGAAACACGTTATCCTTGAGGTGACGGAGTCCGTTTATCTCGGCCAGCGCGATCACGTGGTTGCCGACGAAATCCAGTCGCTCCGTAACCGTGGAATTCGTGTTGCGCTTGACGACTTCGGAACAGGGTTTGCCTCGCTTACCCATCTTCTGACGGTACCAGTCGATATTATCAAGATCGACAAGTCCTTCGTCGAGAGGCTGGTTCCGGGTGATGGTGCTGTCATCATTGTCGAGGGGGTGCTCAGTATTGCCAACAAGCTGGGGCTACGTGTCGTGGCCGAAGGCATAGAGACCGATGCGCAGCTTGATCAGCTCCTGTCGTTCGGATGCAAGCTCGGGCAGGGGTACCTGTTTTCGAAAGCCGTGGATCGAGATGCTGCAACATCCCTCCTAGCCCGCCACGGACAGCATCCCGAGTTTGAAAGCCTTCCGCTCAGAGCTTGA
- a CDS encoding DUF982 domain-containing protein: MKPDMFDKPVKILLGLGIPTEVNSVMHAYQILMEWRNQHDPARELALKACRAALIGDIDAQTARAVFVAFAERHDLLAPETGGLLAERSKRSSDPHIR, translated from the coding sequence ATGAAACCCGATATGTTCGATAAACCCGTCAAGATTCTTCTGGGGCTTGGTATCCCAACCGAGGTGAATTCGGTCATGCACGCCTACCAGATCCTCATGGAATGGCGAAATCAACATGACCCGGCGCGCGAGTTGGCGCTGAAGGCCTGTCGGGCGGCTTTGATAGGGGATATCGACGCACAGACGGCTCGAGCGGTCTTCGTCGCTTTCGCGGAAAGGCATGATCTGTTGGCGCCTGAAACCGGCGGCCTTCTGGCCGAGCGTAGCAAGCGAAGCAGCGATCCGCATATTCGGTAA
- a CDS encoding Hsp20 family protein: protein MRNDLDFAPLFRSSVGFDRVFNLLNNAQRLQAIDTWPPYDIVKTNDDDYRIEMVVAGIGDADLDIMQERNVLVVKGSKAEAKDGEYLHRGIAGRSFERRFELADHVKVEDASLVNGLLRIALKREIPEAMKPRKIAIGTAVEQSAPLQIEAERQVA from the coding sequence ATGAGAAACGACCTTGATTTTGCACCACTCTTTCGCTCCAGCGTCGGCTTCGACCGCGTGTTCAATCTGCTGAACAACGCCCAGCGCCTGCAGGCGATCGATACTTGGCCACCTTATGACATCGTCAAGACGAATGACGACGACTACCGCATCGAAATGGTGGTCGCGGGTATCGGGGATGCCGATCTCGACATCATGCAGGAGCGAAACGTTCTTGTCGTCAAGGGCAGCAAGGCTGAAGCAAAGGATGGCGAATATCTGCACCGCGGTATTGCCGGCCGATCGTTCGAACGCCGCTTCGAGCTGGCCGACCACGTGAAGGTGGAAGATGCCTCTCTGGTCAACGGTCTCCTGCGCATCGCCTTGAAGCGCGAGATTCCTGAGGCCATGAAGCCGCGAAAGATCGCAATCGGAACGGCTGTCGAGCAGTCCGCGCCGCTGCAGATCGAAGCAGAGCGTCAGGTCGCTTGA